In one Pogona vitticeps strain Pit_001003342236 chromosome 14, PviZW2.1, whole genome shotgun sequence genomic region, the following are encoded:
- the SIRT4 gene encoding NAD-dependent protein lipoamidase sirtuin-4, mitochondrial isoform X2 has protein sequence MRVASALKACRGRPAIFGHRGCCSSHSVAMSPPTLAFVPACQPPDPTEVQKLQEFVSRSRRLFVLTGAGISTESGIPDYRSERVGLYARTDRRPVQHVEFLRSARARQKYWARNFVGWPQFSSHQPNVAHWTLQRWERLGKIHWLVTQNVDALHAKAGNQRLTELHGCTHRVLCLGCGDRTPRHALQERFQALNPTWRAEALGVAPDGDVFLTDEEVLRFHVPPCGKCGGALKPDVTFFGDTVSKQKVDFVYERLAESDSVLVVYSAYKFALAARDRKQPIAIVNIGPTRADPFAALKLSSRCGELLPLIALK, from the exons ATGCGTGTCGCTTCGGCGCTGAAGGCCTGCCGAGGCCGTCCCGCCATCTTTGGGCATCGTGGCTGCTGCTCCTCCCATTCTGTCGCCATGTCTCCTCCGACCCTGGCCTTCGTGCCGGCCTGCCAGCCTCCAGATCCCACGGAAGTCCAGAAGCTGCAGGAGTTTGTGTCCAGATCCCGGAGGCTCTTTGTCCTCACCGGAGCAGGAATATCCACGGAGTCGGGGATCCCGGACTATCGCTCGGAACGCGTGGGCCTTTACGCCCGCACAGACCGGCGGCCGGTCCAGCACGTGGAGTTTCTTCGGAGCGCCAGGGCCCGCCAGAAGTACTGGGCCAGGAATTTTGTGGGATGGCCCCAGTTTTCTTCCCACCAGCCCAACGTGGCGCATTGGACTCTCCAGCGCTGGGAACGGTTGGGCAAGATCCACTGGCTGGTGACTCAGAACGTGGACGCCCTCCACGCCAAGGCCGGGAACCAGCGCCTGACCGAACTGCATGGCTGCACGCACAG GGTCTTATGCCTCGGCTGCGGAGACCGGACACCCCGCCACGCCCTCCAGGAGCGTTTCCAGGCCCTCAACCCGACGTGGAGAGCCGAGGCCCTCGGAGTGGCCCCGGACGGGGACGTCTTTCTGACGGACGAGGAGGTGCTGAGGTTCCACGTCCCCCCATGTGGGAAATGCGGTGGGGCCCTCAAGCCTGACGTGACGTTCTTTGGAGACACCGTGAGCAAGCAGAAAGTGGACTTTGTGTACGAGCGCCTGGCGGAATCGGATTCCGTGCTCGTG GTCTACTCAGCGTACAAGTTTGCTCTGGCGGCCCGCGACCGGAAGCAGCCGATAGCTATCGTGAACATCGGCCCCACGAGAGCCGACCCCTTCGCGGCTCTGAAGCTCAGTTCTCGGTGTGGGGAGCTGCTTCCTCTCATCGCCCTGAAGTGA
- the LOC110082000 gene encoding uncharacterized protein LOC110082000, producing the protein MRVSARGEGSDTRTREREPSSSSSPPPLPACVTMWASRLGWARARRPAEGQPGQRRAPTGHPPESRPGASGKVSPARRHPDKRRMETLDEFDNEYPLHISFCERISPEDFERQGLSYTQKALRELYAQMEQNPGACERVARKRKQAENEKASLVHYLKAKFFSLLQGDVNCSNALGELEMEEQIEQLKREMEKANNYARAAKSSSWRLSQVRTRKTIPSGGFKPNQTKPLRPRIFGPVPKQQMEKTLGPPSDLKQLWAGMSSISQKSMVDLRPFMLNPGGFRPSFLGSSSINQIRYSGFPGFPAGNSTLSSPSAAPPGNASPFGTPVLAKFKGTKEDEKENEAPGPDVNPTGA; encoded by the exons ATGCGAGTCTCCGCACGTGGGGAAGGGTCGGACACGCGAACGAGAGAGAgggagccttcctcctcctcctcccccccgcccctccccgctTGTGTCACAATGTGGGCATCCCGACTGGGGTGGGCGCGGGCGAGGCGCCCAGCAGAAGGCCAGCCGGGGCAGCGCCGCGCACCCACCGGGCACCCACCGGAGAGCCGTCCCGGGGCCAGCGGGAAGGTAAGCCCCGCCCGCCGCCACCCCGACAAG CGCAGGATGGAAACCCTGGACGAGTTTGACAACGAATATCCGCTCCACATCTCCTTTTGCGAGCGCATCTCCCCCGAGGATTTCGAGAGGCAGGGCCTGAGCTATACCCAGAAGGCGCTGCGGGAGCTGTACGCCCAAATGGAGCAGAACCCGGGCGCCTGTGAACGGGTGGCACGCAAGAGGAAGCAGGCGGAGAATGAGAAAGCCAGCTTGGTGCACTACCTGAAG gCCAAATTCTTTTCCCTGCTTCAAGGGGATGTAAATTGCAGCAACGCGCTGGGAGAACTGGAAATGGAGGAGCAAATAGAGCAACTGAAACGTGAGATGGAGAAAGCCAACAATTATGCCCGGG CGGCCAAGAGTTCCTCCTGGAGACTGTCACAGGTGAGGACCCGGAAGACCATCCCCTCGGGAGGATTCAAGCCCAACCAGACCAAACCTCTGCGGCCCAGAATCTTTGGTCCTGTCCCGAAGCAG CAGATGGAGAAGACCCTGGGTCCCCCCTCCGACCTGAAGCAGCTCTGGGCCGGCATGTCCTCCATCAGTCAGAAGAG cATGGTTGACCTGCGTCCCTTTATGCTGAACCCTGGCGGTTTCCGTCCCTCATTCCTGGGGAGCAGCTCCATCAACCAGATAAGATATTCTGGTTTCCCGGG GTTCCCGGCCGGCAACTCCACGCTGTCTTCTCCAAGTGCAGCTCCCCCCGGCAATGCTTCGCCTTTCGGCACCCCAGTTCTGGCTAAGTTCAAAGGCACCAAAGAGGACGAGAAGGAGAACGAAGCCCCAGGCCCGGATGTCAACCCTACGGGGGCCTAG
- the SIRT4 gene encoding NAD-dependent protein lipoamidase sirtuin-4, mitochondrial isoform X1, producing MRVASALKACRGRPAIFGHRGCCSSHSVAMSPPTLAFVPACQPPDPTEVQKLQEFVSRSRRLFVLTGAGISTESGIPDYRSERVGLYARTDRRPVQHVEFLRSARARQKYWARNFVGWPQFSSHQPNVAHWTLQRWERLGKIHWLVTQNVDALHAKAGNQRLTELHGCTHRVLCLGCGDRTPRHALQERFQALNPTWRAEALGVAPDGDVFLTDEEVLRFHVPPCGKCGGALKPDVTFFGDTVSKQKVDFVYERLAESDSVLVVGSSLQVYSAYKFALAARDRKQPIAIVNIGPTRADPFAALKLSSRCGELLPLIALK from the exons ATGCGTGTCGCTTCGGCGCTGAAGGCCTGCCGAGGCCGTCCCGCCATCTTTGGGCATCGTGGCTGCTGCTCCTCCCATTCTGTCGCCATGTCTCCTCCGACCCTGGCCTTCGTGCCGGCCTGCCAGCCTCCAGATCCCACGGAAGTCCAGAAGCTGCAGGAGTTTGTGTCCAGATCCCGGAGGCTCTTTGTCCTCACCGGAGCAGGAATATCCACGGAGTCGGGGATCCCGGACTATCGCTCGGAACGCGTGGGCCTTTACGCCCGCACAGACCGGCGGCCGGTCCAGCACGTGGAGTTTCTTCGGAGCGCCAGGGCCCGCCAGAAGTACTGGGCCAGGAATTTTGTGGGATGGCCCCAGTTTTCTTCCCACCAGCCCAACGTGGCGCATTGGACTCTCCAGCGCTGGGAACGGTTGGGCAAGATCCACTGGCTGGTGACTCAGAACGTGGACGCCCTCCACGCCAAGGCCGGGAACCAGCGCCTGACCGAACTGCATGGCTGCACGCACAG GGTCTTATGCCTCGGCTGCGGAGACCGGACACCCCGCCACGCCCTCCAGGAGCGTTTCCAGGCCCTCAACCCGACGTGGAGAGCCGAGGCCCTCGGAGTGGCCCCGGACGGGGACGTCTTTCTGACGGACGAGGAGGTGCTGAGGTTCCACGTCCCCCCATGTGGGAAATGCGGTGGGGCCCTCAAGCCTGACGTGACGTTCTTTGGAGACACCGTGAGCAAGCAGAAAGTGGACTTTGTGTACGAGCGCCTGGCGGAATCGGATTCCGTGCTCGTGGTGGGTTCTTCACTGCAG GTCTACTCAGCGTACAAGTTTGCTCTGGCGGCCCGCGACCGGAAGCAGCCGATAGCTATCGTGAACATCGGCCCCACGAGAGCCGACCCCTTCGCGGCTCTGAAGCTCAGTTCTCGGTGTGGGGAGCTGCTTCCTCTCATCGCCCTGAAGTGA
- the LOC110081926 gene encoding hydroxysteroid 11-beta-dehydrogenase 1-like protein B, whose translation MGLLRILGALLVGLGAWYFYSQDTFSEDMVRGKRVLVTGSSTGIGEQIAYDFARMGAHVVVTARREERLREVVQKCLDLGASSAQYVVADMSNLTSAQELVEETKTLLGGLDHLVLNHVGGAVSFGPFKGDMKAMMNSLTVNFLSYIELTISALEMLQESHGTIIVISSVAGRMPSPFSVWYSASKFALEGFYSSLRTELRLRKVDLPITVAVLGYIDTDSAVQIVGDRITMTASPKDECARAIVKGGVLRHREVFYPYWSTKIPLLFRDWMPEYFDHMIGRSYMVDKIL comes from the exons ATGGGCCTGCTCCGGATCCTGGGCGCTCTCCTCGTCGGCCTCGGCGCTTGGTATTTCTACAGCCAGGACACCTTCTCGGAAG ACATGGTGCGAGGGAAGCGTGTCCTGGTGACGGGATCAAGCACAGGGATCGGGGAGCAAATCGCTTACGACTTTGCACGGATGGGGGCCCACGTGGTGGTGACTGCCAGGAGAGAGGAGCGGCTCCGGGAG GTGGTACAGAAATGTCTGGATTTGGGGGCCAGCTCTGCTCAATATGTTGTGGCGGACATGAGCAATCTGACTTCTGCACAGGAGCTGGTTGAAGAAACCAAGACTTTGCTGG GAGGCCTTGACCACCTCGTCTTGAACCACGTGGGAGGAGCGGTTAGTTTTGGTCCATTCAAAGGCGACATGAAAGCCATGATGAACTCTTTGACGGTGAACTTCCTCAGCTACATCGAACTAACCATTTCGGCTCTCGAGATGTTGCAAGAATCTCATGGGACCATCATTGTGATATCTTCCGTGGCCG GCCGCATGCCCTCCCCGTTCTCCGTCTGGTACTCAGCGAGTAAGTTTGCCCTGGAGGGGTTTTACAGTAGCCTACGGACCGAGTTACGCCTCCGGAAAGTGGACCTGCCGATCACGGTGGCTGTGTTGGGGTACATTGACACAG atAGCGCCGTGCAGATAGTAGGTGACAGAATCACCATGACGGCCAGTCCGAAGGACGAGTGCGCCCGGGCGATCGTGAAAGGCGGGGTGCTGAGGCACCGGGAAGTATTCTATCCTTACTGGAGCACAAAAATCCCCCTCCTTTTCAGGGATTGGATGCCCGAATACTTCGACCACATGATCGGCAGATCGTACATGGTAGACAAAATCCTTTAA